ACGCTTCGGGCATCCGGGTCTTGGCGCTCCCCAATATGATCTGGAGCCCATGCGCGCTTCGATTGCAAAGCTGCGGACGGCGGAAGCCCACTGGGGAGAGATGCGCCGACAGAAACCACTGGTCGAGAGCCCGGAATCCGGTGCGGTGCCCGCGACGAGTGCACCCATCGCCGTGGGTTCTTTCCGTTACTCGCGTAAAATCCCGAGCAGCAAGCCCGGGTTGAATGCCCTGTTACTGGATGCTGCCGTCCTGGCACACACACGCATGTTCGACCTTCGAATCGCCGGTGCGGATGGGCACCAGATCCCATACCTGGTCGAGAAACTGGAGGAGCCGCTCACCGTGAACCTGCCGGCTCCGGAAAAAACGCAGGCGCCCGGCGTCCGCTCCGCCGGCAACCGGTCTGCACCCGGATCGCAGAGCTATTACCGGCTTGTGCTTCCGTATGCCAATCTTCCGGCCGCGCGCCTCGTGTTGACAACAAGTGCACGCGTCTTCCGGCGTGATGTGCGCATCGTGGTCGAGAGGAATCCGTCCGATGAGCGCCAGGAGCCCTGGACGAATGAGATTGCCACGGCAACGTGGAGCCATTCCGAGCCCGAGACTCCCGCGCCCGCTCTCACGCTCCAGTTGCCGTCCTTGGATACTGCGGAAGCCAATTTGGTAATAGAAGAAGGCCATGACAGCCCGCTCCCGGTTGTGTCTGCGAGTCTTTTGCTCCCTTCGTATCGGATGCGATTTTTCCGCGAGACGGATGCCGATCTCACGCTTTATTGCGGCAACGACAATCTGGGAGCACCCCGGTACGACCTCGCGCTGCTGGCACCGCGCCTCAGGGGAGCGGCAGCGGAGGAGATTTCCTTCGGCCCCGAAAAACCATCGGAGTCACTCCAAGTGAAAGCGCAGCCACTCCGGACGAAGTGGTTCCGGTCAGTCCTGGTGGCAGCGGTTGTTGTGCTTCTTGTCCTGATCGCGCGCCTCATCAAAAGAAGCGAAGCCGGCAACCCGGATTGAATCCGCAGGCTGGATCCCGCCTCTCGCCGATGACTACAGAAACTCCGGGAAGCTGCGGAGAAATGGCCTGATGAGAGCTGAGAATCAAAGCGGAAAAACGAAGGGTCCCTTTTTGCCTCATTTCATCTCGAGCGCGACGGTCCGCCGCATATATTCCTGTGGCGAGGAGGGAAACTCTATGAGCAATGCGCCATTGGTTTCGAGGCCGGCCCATCGTGCGCCGTCAACTCTGGCCGGCTTTCGAGGAGTCCGCGCTTCCAGCGAGTAAGAATTGCCGCTGTGCCCCTCGAGGTCGATCGTGTATCGGTCACGTTCTCGATCCCAGGAGACGCGGAGAACTTTCAGTTGGCGGTTTGAATCCCCCGGCACGGCAGCATCCATGGGTTCCAGAATCTGGAGGCCCGGCGTCAGCTCATAGAGAACGACGTCGTTCCCGGAAAGCTGGAACTCGACACTGCAGTGCAGATCCTCACCATAGGCTTCAATGCAAGGCACAGGTTTTCCATTGAGCAAGACCCTGCGTACCTGAGACCCGGCCTCGAATCCGGGCGATAACTCGAGCCTGAACCCCGCCAGCCCCGCCGACGGAATCCGGAAAATGGCCTCTTCCCGACTGCGCATCCTTTGCAGGTGCAGTGACCCGTTGCCAACCCTGAGGTTATTTATCGTGACGAGTCCCCAGCGCACCGGCAGGTGGGGCTCCATCCGGATTTTCTTTTCATAGGCCGATGGGTAAAATCCCAGCATCCCCTTCACCAGGGGCGTCAGGACACCGGACGAGGAAAACAGCTGGTGAGGCACGGCGGCATCCATGGGCGCATAAAAATCTCCGGAGAGCAATTCGGGGACAAATCCCAGGGCGTTCATGCGGGTAAGGCGCACATTCTGAATCCAGTGAGAAAACCCGGCGCCGGCGCGATGATTGCGGAATTCCGCCCAACTCAGAAGCCCGTTCAGAAAGGGCCAGACGGCACCATTGTTGTAGCTGATCGGATCATAGAGCTTGCTGGCGTTCGTGAGCATGCGGGCACCCCAGTCGGAACTGATCTCGGCTCCGGCAAGACGATCGAGCATTTGTGCTGCGCGCGCCGGTTCGATCAATCGAAACAGAAGGGGCACTGCCGGCCACACCGTCAGCTCGTCACTCCGGCCTCCTCCCTCGGTCAGCGCGAAGGAAAGGATCCTGCGCTCGGGATTCCAGAACAGCCGGTTCAGATTCGCCAGAGCCAGATCAAATCCGGCTTTGGATTGCACGGCGATGTCATTTTCCAGGAGAACGCCGGCCAGGCGCTGCATCGCCCGATGGGCTTCGACGCTGACCCCGGCAAGATAGACATCCGTGGCAAGCCGGTCGAGCAGCGTCCCTGTCTCTACGGCAGCCAAGCCGGCCTTCGAGTTGTTCATGAGCCCGTCCTGGTCCGAGTCGGTCGACAGGCAGTAGGCATAGGCTTTCTTCAGCGACTCCCACGACTCCTGCAAAAACGCCCGGTCGCCCGTGTGCTGGAAGAAATTCTCGATGGCAATGATGTAAAGAGGGGTCGTGTCGGCATGGTAATAGGCATAGGGAAATTGCGTGAACCACGGAATCATTGCCCCGGCCTGAGAAAGCTCATGCATCATCTTGCCGTCCGCACGCTGGTTGCCGCGCAGGAAGGCAAGCTCCTGTTTGAGAGTGGCAAAATCCCCTGTTGATGCCACGGCAAATGAATTGATGAAGGTGTCTCCGCCGAAATACCAGCCGAATCCCGGACGAGTGCTCGTTCCCGAAAGCCCCAGCCCGGCCACTTGGCCACAGCCGAGCTGCGGGTTGCAGACAAGACCGGTATCGAGCGCAACCTTGGCCCACTCGACCGCACGGTCGATTTCGGCGTCCGGGGATTTGAGTTGAAGATAGTCATTCCGGATGCGCGTAAAATGCTCCACGTTTCGTCGGTAGAGTGACTGGGCCTCCGCCAGCAAATGAAGATACGACTCCTGCACCTTGGCCGCTGCCTCGAGCCCGCCGGCGATTGCGATCGGAATGAAATTCTGCCGCGCGTACTCCGGATCGACGTCGATGTGAAACTGAGTCGGGGCGTCGGGCAGATTGTGGGCAGGTTGAGCAGAGTAGCGCGTGGCTGCCGGGGATCCGATGATCGCGGCGTGTTTGCGGAGGCTCTCGCTGAGGATGAATGCTTTCAGATTCTCGTCCCAATAGCTGTACTGGCCTCCCAGGCCGCCGGGCCACATCGGGAGCAGATCGATGAGGAAATTGGCCGTGACCGACACCTTGCGGTTGGAACTGATATCGAGCAGAATCAGGCTGCCCGGTTCCTCGGTCGGCGTGAACACGTGAGCCCGCACAACAAAGGCCGGATGCGAGTAGGTGATGGTCGTACACTCAGGCCTGACCGTAATCCACTCGGCAAGATCCGCTGCACTCAAGGGATAGGAATAGCCGTCAACATTGAACTCCAGGCGCAGGTTGTGAACGACCTTCATGGGGTAGATCCACGATTCAAAGGTTCCCTCCTCGCGCCCCATCAGAACTGCCCGCCGGCCTGCGGATTCGATGTACTTGCCCCGGCGCACCGGCTGCGAAAATTGAATCGGACTGTCCGCAATTGTGAATTTCTTGATCACCGGCAGAGAGGCGGCAGGTCTTGTTTGCCGGGCCGGTATCGAAGGGGAAAGGAAGAACGCAAGAACCACCGGACAAATGCGAAGCGCACGGCGAGTGCGTAATGAGCGCATCATCGATAGCCCTCCCCGAAGCGAATTTGTACCCTGATTGTATCCCAATCACGACGTCTTTATGCCAACATGATTTTCCTCCGGGAGGTCAGGCGGGTTTGAACCGATTACATAAACGCCGATCAGCCTGGATGGTAATCCGCGTTCTCCGTTTATGCTTGTTTATCAGCAGTTTCATCGTTTTCGCAGTTGCAGATTCCGAAGCGGTTTTTATTGCATCTTCCGGAATCCATGGCGGTATGATCGTGTCGATCGACACGAGCGCATGCGGCAGCCAGGTGCGGAACAGTCCCATGCGCCGGAAGGCACCCCGCGACGCATGAAAATGGAGGCTGCTGCAGACAACCACGAATGGCACATTCGTGACAGTCGTGTCATTCGTGGGCGCATTCCGTTTTTGAGGAGCCATTTCCAGAAGAGGTGGAATTGCGATGCGCGTAAGCGCGGCGACTTGTCTGGCGTTGATCTTCCTCAACAAGTCTCTGAAGGAGGTTGCCTTGATGAACTTTGTTGATTCGTTCGACGGAGTAAGAATAGTTTACACATCACACGGAGACGGCCTGCCGGCACTGATATTCATTCACGGGGGACTCGCGGATCGCACGCATTGGTCCAATCAGATCGAATTTTTCGGGGATCGTCACAAAGTCATTGCGCTTGACCTGGCAGGGCATGGCGAATCCGGCTGCAGCCGCGCTGCATGGAGCATGCAGGCGTTCGGCGGTGATGTGGTGGCCGTGCTCGAAGCTGAGAAGGTGAGCCGGGCGGTGCTCATCGGCAATTCACTGGGGGGCCCCGTGGCTGCTGAAGCGGCCCTGCTGGCGCCGGAGCGCGTCATAGGCATCGTGGCGGTGGACACGTTCCACGAATTCAACCTGCACGTCGATGCGGCCGAAGTGAAAGCGCGTGCCGAGGAGTTCCGCAGCGATTTCGCCGGCTCCGTGAAGAAGATGGTGGCAATGCTGTTTCACACCGACGCCGATCCGGCTCTGATGAGCGAGGTCGAGGGGCGCCTCTCCAGAACATCCCCGGAGGCCGTGTGGGGCATGTTTCAAGCCTTTTCCGGCTATGATCTGGCCGCTTCCGTGCGCGGATTGAAGGTGCCCATCCGCTGCATCAACGGTGATCTCTTCCCGATGAAAATCGAATCGAACCGGCTTCTCTATGCCGACTTCGACGCCGTAGTACTGCCGCATACGGGCCACTACCCCATGCTCGAGTGTCCCGAAGAGTTCAATCGCCGTCTCACTGCAATCCTCGCGGACTGGTCACGTCACCGCTGAGGGACACGGATGAAGGCCGACCGGCGCCGACATATTGTCCCTTGCCCGCGGCAGAAGAGCACCCTCCCGTCACAACCAATTCAAAAAAAGTATCCTATGTACTAATGCCGGTGTGTTGGTGTGCCGATACAGTGGAACGCAAGCACCCACAGGAGGGGGGATCCGGGAGATGAACCTGATGATTCAAGTGAATCCGCAGGATGCGATACCGCTCTGGAAGCAGATCGAGGAGAGGTTCCGCCGGCTCGTTGCCTCCCGGGCTCTGCTTCCCGGTTCCCCGATTCCTTCCGTGCGCGATCTTGCACGGGAACTGCGCATCAATCCGGCAACCGTAGTTCGAGCCTACCAGCGACTCACCGAGGATGGCATCCTGAATGTCCGGCGTGGCGAGGGAACCTTTGTCGCGGACACCCCGCCGGCGATGCGAAAGATCGAAAGAGCTCGATTGCTCCGCGAGAGCGCGCTGCGCTATGTGAGCCTCGCGGCAACCATCGGCGCAACGGAAGAAGAGGCGGCAGTTGAGGTTGAAGCCGCATGGCAAAGCCTGGTTTGCGCACAGGGAGGAGGCGGGAAGTGAAAGCGGAAGACGCTGTGGTGCGTGTTGAGAATCTCACAGTCCGATACGGCAGCAAAACCGCGTGTGCGGACATTTCTCTCGCGATCCCGCGAGGATCGGTCTACGCGCTGTTGGGGCGCAACGCCGCGGGCAAATCTTCCCTTGTGCGTTGCCTCGTCGGCCAGCAGAAACCGCAGTCGGGCGGCGCGTTCCTTTTCGGAAGACAAGTGTGGAGCAACCGCACCCAGGCGATGAAAAAGGTGGGAGTGGTGCCGGAAGAGCCCGATGCGCCTCCTGAAATGACAGCGAAGCAGCTCGCGGCCTTTTGCTCCCGCCTCTACCTTGGCTGGGACCATGAATCGTTTGCGGCGCGCCTCACACGTTTCCGGATCCCCTGGAATGACCCTTTCAAGAATCTCTCCAAAGGACAGAAAGCGATGCTCCTCTTCTCGCTTGCCCTTGCTCCCCACCCGGAGCTCCTGGTGCTGGATGATCCGACGGTCGGGCTGGATGCCGTGGCGCGGAAAGCAACCCTCGAGGATCTGGTGGGCGACTTGGCCGACCGGGCGCCTACGGTCCTGGTGGCGACCCACGATCTGCAGGGAATCGAGGGAATTGCTGACCGGGTGGGAATCCTCAAGGAAGGCCGGCTGTTACTGAACACACAGTTGGAAGATCTGAAGTCGCGGTATCGCAAGATCAGATACCTGAGGAAAAGCGACCGGGCCGTGACCACGCCATGTGCGGAGCTGGAATCATTTGCAGCTGTCAATGTGCGCTGGAGCAGCACGGGTGTCGAAACCGTAGTTTCGGATTTTGACGAAAACAGGTTCGAGCGATTCCGTTGCTCCAACGAAGGCCACGAGGCGGAAGCCTCGCCGATGTCTCTCGAGGAGATTTTCGTTGCCGTAGCCGGAGAAGAAACGGGGGGCGCATCATGAAATGCCTGTTCTTGGTCGCACGCCGCGAGATCGCCGCGAATAGCCACATACTTTTCGTTGCGTCAGCGATCGGATTGCTGCCTCTCCTCCTCCCCTTTGCGCCAGGGTTGGATCTCTGGCCCTATGCGGTGGTCCGGAGCGTGAGTTCAGTATTTTGCGCTGTTGCCTTGGCTTTCATGCTGAGTGTCGCTCTCGGATGGTCGGTTATCGGGAAGGACCTTGCAGAACGCCGTTTGAGCTTTTACTTTTCAAGACCCATACCCTCAGGTGCTATCTGGGGAGGAAGGTTTCTTGGTGCCGCACTGATAGTCCTGGTTGCTGGGATTCTGGAGCTCCTCCCCGCTGCACTGTTGAGCGGAGATATGTTCCAAACGGTTGTGCATTGGATGGGATCTCTGATGAGTTGGCTGCGATCGCCATACAGGAGCCTGCCGTGGCTGCACATGTTGCCGCCTTCCTCCTGGTGGTGGCTTTTCCCTGCAGTCGTTGGCGCAATCTGCATCTTTTTGCTCGCTTTCTCACATGCGCTGGGAATTATCGTGCGTTCGCGATCCGCTTGGGCAGCGTTGCACTTTCCTTTGATCTTCTGCGCTGTTTTATGGGCAGCAGGTTCCGCGCGCAGACTCATGGAGGGTCACGCGATCAAGCTCCTGTTCTGCTCCGGAGTTCTGCTGGCCTGCGTCGTCATGGTGGCGCTCTGGGCGGCTCTGGGAACGCAGGTATCCCTGGGCAGAACCGAGCCACAGCGCGGTCATCACGTTCTCTCCCGAGTTCTCTGGCCTTTGATCTTTGTGGGGCTGCTCGGCTTCGATGTCTGTTCCCGTTGGATCGTGAACGCCGCCATCCAGGATCTGGTCAAAGTATGGGCTGTGGGAGGAACGAACAACGGGACGTGGATTTCGGTGTCCGGCCGCGCCGCAAACCGGGGCAATTACAATGCCACCTTCGTGTTCGATACCGCTACAGGACGCTCGTTGAGAACCGGCGCTGCGGAGGGCGGCGGATGGACGCAAGACTTGCCGCTGATCTCCCGGAACGGAAATCGGGCCGTCTGGCTCAAGCGGAACGACGCCAATGGAATTCAGTCGCTTTTCACGGCCGATCTGGATGCTCGTTCTCCCGAACCGGTCCGAGTCTCAATCCCCATCAGCGGGATCACGGAATTGGCAATCTCCGGCGATGGGACACGCGTTGCTCTGCTGCAGACGAATCTTGTCGGCATTTACAGACTCCCGCAGGGGGAATTCGTGGGCGGCACGTCGCTGCACTGCCCGGATACCGTCGCCTCCGCCGTGCAATTTCTGGCGGCGGACATGGTGCGTATCTATGTCTCGAGCAGCGACACGCGCGTACCCGGATCCTCACGCATCGAAATCCTCGAATTCGAAGCCGCCGCGAAAATCGTCAAGACTACTGGAAGAATCTTGGCTTTCACCTTCGTCTTCCTGCCCTCTGACCCGTCGCTGCAAAGGATGGCAGTTTGGCGCATGGGGCGCCAAGGCGTGCAGGTTTCGCTCTGCGATGCCCGGACCGGTGAAGAAAGGAAGGGTCTCTTGCCCGAGGGGATTACAGGTGCCTTCCCGCATTTCATCTCGGACGGGAGAGTCGTGATCCTGAACAAGCAGGAACAGGGCCGCGCCCGGATGCACGTATTCAGCTCGGAGGGTGACTTAGAGCGCGTCATCGAACTTCCCGGAACTGCGGCCATCCTCGGGACAGAATACGCGCCGGCACGCCTGGTCGTAGCTGTGTCGCAGGACCCGCACCGGCCGGACTGGGCTCTTTACCTCGTCGATCTCGGAAATGGGGAAACGCACCGCAGCGCGGGCAACCTCCGGCCCATTAATTTGGGTGATTACCGTCCCCCTGTCTTTAGATGCGGCGCCAGCACTCCAGGGGGTTTGGAGAGCCACCTCTACATGTCGCCAGAACTCGGGCTCGTCCAGTTTGATCCGCTGAGCGGGACAGAACGCACGCTCATCGGATCCGCCGATCTCGCGGCTAGGCGGACAAACCGATAAAAAGCTCGTGAAGCCCTCCCCAGGAGCTTCCCCAAACGAGCCACGAGAACTCGAAAGCTCAAAGAATCCCAGGAGACGTGTCGATCGGCATTCCTGGGGATGCGTGCGGGTGCGAATTTGCGCCTGCCCGCGTGAGCGACTCGCATGGAAAAACAGAACTGATCCTGCTGCTTCTTGCTCCCGCGCCCCATTTCACTCTGTTCCGGGGCAGCGCGGCAATCAGCCGGGGCGCGATTGAAAGTCCCTGCATCTTGCGCAACATCTCCTGCTGGATTTCAATAATAGGGTGAGAGGACGTCCAACGAGGTAATCATGTTCCACAGGAGGATCCGATGGAGGTCGTGGTGCCGACGCTTCTCAGCGGGCGCACGATCTCCGGCTGGCCTTCGGGTAATCCCAAGGACTCGGAGGACACCATGAATTTCAGCGCGTTGAGAGGGATACGAGCCATGGTTGAGACCTTCCCTTTGGAGGATGCCGCAAAGGCCTACGAACGCATGCTGGCCAACAAAGTGAGATTTCGCGCCGTCCTGACCATGAAGTCCTGACAGGCACTCTCTATCGAGCCTCGGATTACTGAAGGCAGAACAAGGGGCTGTCGCCTTCCTCTTTCATTCGGCTCCATCCCAGCAATAAGTGCAGAGTTTCTCCTTGGGGAGGCCGATTGCAGCCACGAGGTCATCGAGTTTTTGATATTGGAGCGTGGTCAGGTGGAGTCGCGCGCGGATGCGCTCCACCATGGCACAATATTTGCCGCTGTCCGGATTGGAGTACTGCTCCAGATGGGCATCGCTGCTCCCTTCGAGCTCTCTGACGGCCTTGCGTCCCGCCAGGTCCAACTCCGAACGCGAGCGTGAAAAATTCAGGAACTTGCATCCGAACACGAGCGGCGGGCAGGCAGGCCGCATATGGACTTCGTGCGCGCCGCAGTCGTAAAGGCGCCGGATGGTATCCTGGAGCTGCGTGCCGCGGACGATGGAGTCTTCGGCGAAGAGGATTCGCTTGCCTTCGATCAGCTCCCGCACCGGGATGAGCTTCATGCGGGCCACAAGGTCGCGCACGCGCTGGTCGACGGGCATGAAGCTGCGCGGCCAGGTCGGCGTATATTTGACATAAGGGCGCACGTAGGGAACGCCTGCCGTGTTCGCGTAGCCGATGGCGTGAGCCACACCCGAATCCGGAATGCCTGCCACGCAGTCCACCTGCACAGTGTCGTTGCGCGCGAGTGCGGCGCCGCAGCGGTAGCGGGTCGCCTCCACATTGATGCCCTCGTAGCACGACGCGGGGTAGCCGTAGTAGACCCATAGAAACGAGCAGATCTGCAGCCTCTTGCCCGGCGCCTTCTTGGTCTCAATCCCGTCTTCCTTAACGAGCACGACCTCGCCGGGGCCCAGATAGCGCTCGATCTCGTATCCCAGGTTCGGGAAGGCACAGGTCTCGGATGTCACCGCGCAAGCCCCGTTTCTCCGGCCGATGACGACGGGGGTGCGTCCGAGCCGGTCCCTGCCGGCGTAAATACCGCGGTCGGTTAGCAGCAGCAGGGAGCACGATCCTCGGATGGTCGCGAGTGCGCGCTCGATGCCGTCTTCAAACGTGGCCTCCTGGTTGATGAGGGTGGCAATCAGTTCGGTCGGATTGATCTCGCCACCGCTCATTTCGGAGAAGTGCGCCTTCTGGAGGTAAGCCTGACCCATCAGCTCCCGCGCATTGCCGACCACCCCTACCGTTACGATGGCATACACACCGAGATGCGAGCCGATGATAAGCGGCTGGTCTTCATAATCGCTGATAATGCCGATACCGCTGCGGCCTTGCATCTTCTGTATGTCGTCCCCGAACTTCGAGCGGAACTGGGCGTTGCTGATATCGTGGATGTAGCGGGCGATGCTGCCGCTGTTCATGACTGCGAGCCCGCCGCGGCAAGTTCCCAGGTGAGAATGGTAGTCCGTGCCGAAAAACAGATCCGTGACGCAATCGTCTCTGGAGGCGACCCCAAACAAACCGCCCATAGTTGCCCTCCTCAAAATGATTGGGCCCGCATTGTCGCATGCTCTGAATCCCGAAACCACGAGTTTTCGATGTTTTCCCGGTCCGGCAGTATCCCAGTGCGCCGGTTTTCGATGAGATCGGGTTTCTCCGCATCGTGAAGTTCCGGCAGCCGGGGAAATGCTCGTGAAATTCGCGGTCAAAGATTGTAAAGTTACATGCTTCGGGGAGCGAAAAGTGAGTCTCATACGACGGTTCTACCGGCTGGTCGGCAAAGATCACGAGAATTGTTTCTACGTCGAGGTCGGCGGGCCGCTGCTCTCGCATGAACTGTCAATCCTGAGATGGCTGCTCGCAGAGACCTTCGAACCTCGAAAGCTGAGTGACAAGTCGTTTCTCGCGGCCGGCATTGGCGAAACGGTCGAGGTTGGCCCCCGCCTCAACTTCGAAACCGCCTTCTCCACCAATTCAGTGGCGATTTGCCGGTCCTGCGGCTTGCACAAAGTCTCACGTGTCGAGAAGTCGCGGCGCTGGATCCTGCCGCAGCACGAAGACCGGAGCCGCTTCCTCGCCGGCCATCACGACCGCATGACCGAATGCCCGTATCCGTCCGCTCTCGAGAGCTTCGAAACCGGGCTCGTCCCCGAAGCGGTCCTCTCCATTCCCTTTCTCGAGAAAGGGCCGGAGGCGCTGCGCGCCATCAACCGCGAATTGGGCCTGGGGATGGACGAGTGGGATCTCAGCTTCTATCACGACCTTTTTGCCAACAAGTTCCGGCGCAATCCGACCATTGTCGAGTGCTTCCAGCTCGCACAAGCCAACAGCGAGCACTCGCGCCACTGGTTCTTCAAAGGCAAGCTGATCATCGACGGTAAGACCGCGCCCGAAACGCTGATGGAGATCATCAAGTCCACCCTGCGCGCCAATCCGTCCAACAGCGTGATCGCATTCAAAGACAACTCGAGCGGCATCCGGGGCCACGAAGTCGCCACTGTCATTCCGACAGTGCCTGGAAAATCCTCGCCGTTAGTCTGGTGGAACGGCACATACGACATCATCTTCACCGCGGAAACGCACAACTTTCCGAGCGGCGTGGCGCCCTTCCCCGGCGCGGAGACCGGGACCGGCGGGAGAATCCGGGACGTCCACGCGACCGGCAGGGGCGCGCTGGTAATCGCCGCCACCGCGGGCTATTGCGTGGGCAATCTCAACATCAGGGGATTTCCGATCCCGGGCGAAGACGGCTCGTTTGCCTATCCGGCCAACCTCGCCAGCCCCATGCAGATCCTGATCGGCGAGAGCAACGGCGCTTCGGATTACGGCAACAAGTTCGGCGAACCCCTGATCCAGGGCTTTACCCGATCTTTCGGATTGCGTCTTCCGGACGGCACCCGCAGGGAATGGGTCAAGCCGATCATGTTCACCGGCGGCGTCGGCCAGCTGGATTCCCGCCACATCCAGAAGGGCGAGCCGCGAGAAGGGATGCTGGTGATCCAGATCGGTGGTCCGGCTTACCGGATCGGAATCGGAGGCGGGGCGGCGTCGAGCATGATCCAGGGTGAGAACAAGGAGGAGCTCGATTTCAGCGCCGTGCAGCGCGGTGATGCCGAAATGGAACAGAAGATGAATCGCGTCATCCGCGCGTGCGTCGAGATGGGGGAACGGAACCCGATCGTGAGCATCCA
This window of the Terriglobia bacterium genome carries:
- a CDS encoding GntR family transcriptional regulator — translated: MNLMIQVNPQDAIPLWKQIEERFRRLVASRALLPGSPIPSVRDLARELRINPATVVRAYQRLTEDGILNVRRGEGTFVADTPPAMRKIERARLLRESALRYVSLAATIGATEEEAAVEVEAAWQSLVCAQGGGGK
- a CDS encoding alpha/beta hydrolase, with amino-acid sequence MRVSAATCLALIFLNKSLKEVALMNFVDSFDGVRIVYTSHGDGLPALIFIHGGLADRTHWSNQIEFFGDRHKVIALDLAGHGESGCSRAAWSMQAFGGDVVAVLEAEKVSRAVLIGNSLGGPVAAEAALLAPERVIGIVAVDTFHEFNLHVDAAEVKARAEEFRSDFAGSVKKMVAMLFHTDADPALMSEVEGRLSRTSPEAVWGMFQAFSGYDLAASVRGLKVPIRCINGDLFPMKIESNRLLYADFDAVVLPHTGHYPMLECPEEFNRRLTAILADWSRHR
- a CDS encoding amidophosphoribosyltransferase → MGGLFGVASRDDCVTDLFFGTDYHSHLGTCRGGLAVMNSGSIARYIHDISNAQFRSKFGDDIQKMQGRSGIGIISDYEDQPLIIGSHLGVYAIVTVGVVGNARELMGQAYLQKAHFSEMSGGEINPTELIATLINQEATFEDGIERALATIRGSCSLLLLTDRGIYAGRDRLGRTPVVIGRRNGACAVTSETCAFPNLGYEIERYLGPGEVVLVKEDGIETKKAPGKRLQICSFLWVYYGYPASCYEGINVEATRYRCGAALARNDTVQVDCVAGIPDSGVAHAIGYANTAGVPYVRPYVKYTPTWPRSFMPVDQRVRDLVARMKLIPVRELIEGKRILFAEDSIVRGTQLQDTIRRLYDCGAHEVHMRPACPPLVFGCKFLNFSRSRSELDLAGRKAVRELEGSSDAHLEQYSNPDSGKYCAMVERIRARLHLTTLQYQKLDDLVAAIGLPKEKLCTYCWDGAE
- a CDS encoding ABC transporter ATP-binding protein — encoded protein: MKAEDAVVRVENLTVRYGSKTACADISLAIPRGSVYALLGRNAAGKSSLVRCLVGQQKPQSGGAFLFGRQVWSNRTQAMKKVGVVPEEPDAPPEMTAKQLAAFCSRLYLGWDHESFAARLTRFRIPWNDPFKNLSKGQKAMLLFSLALAPHPELLVLDDPTVGLDAVARKATLEDLVGDLADRAPTVLVATHDLQGIEGIADRVGILKEGRLLLNTQLEDLKSRYRKIRYLRKSDRAVTTPCAELESFAAVNVRWSSTGVETVVSDFDENRFERFRCSNEGHEAEASPMSLEEIFVAVAGEETGGAS